From Acidihalobacter aeolianus, a single genomic window includes:
- a CDS encoding site-specific DNA-methyltransferase: MKGDSHAGRGSLKLADNEKRDIIKLLEADKPLPEKYRFLLFDDKREVELVWNGKTNEVCNIVLPFQTIEQVDEPRAEKPEDNPIMGDLFSMDNRGRQLQGWTNKLIWGDNKLILSSLKNGPLREEIEKQGGLKLIYIDPPFDVGADFSMDIEIGGDTFTKKPNILEEIAYRDTWGKGADSFIAMIYERLVLMRDLLAEDGSIYVHCDWRVNSHIRLVMDEIFGKDNLVNEIVWQRTNAHNMKSQGYVRANDTIWFFSKSKKYSFNEQYTDYSDAQLSRYKEDKDGRLFTGRDLTFSGRNPERQFEWRGTKPPDNRSWGATLEQLEAWWDEGKILLKRDGTPRLDGLKTYLDETKGGKRLTTNWNDIGRVANTSSERIDYPTQKPEDLLERIVKASSNEGDLIADFFTGSGTTAAVAEKLGRKWIASDLGKFAIHTTRKRMIGVQRQLKEDGKDYRAFEILNLGKYERQHYIGVNPDLREEQKQQQLAAKEAAFLDLILRAYRAEQVEGFTTFNGKRAGRLVAVGPVNMPVTRLFVEEIILECRKKHITKVDILGFEFEMGLFPNVLDEARGKGIDIAPKYIPAEVFDKRAVEKNQVVFHDVSFIEVKPHVKKNTVAVELTDFSVFYSQDSIANAEASLKKKGNRIVVERGQIVKVSKDKDGVITREQLTQHWTDWIDYWSVDFDFESKREIVRIQNAETGETEEQWTGDYVFENEWQSFRTKKDRSLELTSVAHECPPGRRKIAVKVVDIFGNDTMTIVEVSVGGKK; this comes from the coding sequence GTGAAGGGTGACAGCCACGCCGGGCGCGGATCGCTGAAGCTCGCCGACAACGAAAAGCGCGACATCATCAAGCTGCTGGAGGCCGACAAGCCGCTGCCGGAGAAGTACCGCTTTCTGCTGTTCGACGACAAGCGCGAGGTGGAGCTGGTGTGGAACGGCAAGACCAACGAGGTCTGCAACATCGTGCTGCCGTTTCAGACCATCGAGCAGGTGGACGAGCCGCGCGCCGAGAAGCCGGAGGACAACCCGATCATGGGCGACCTGTTCTCCATGGACAACCGTGGCCGACAGCTCCAGGGCTGGACCAACAAGCTGATCTGGGGCGATAACAAGCTGATCCTGTCATCACTCAAAAACGGCCCGCTGCGCGAGGAGATCGAGAAACAGGGCGGCCTCAAGCTCATCTACATCGACCCGCCCTTCGACGTGGGCGCCGACTTCTCCATGGACATCGAGATCGGCGGCGACACCTTCACCAAGAAGCCGAACATCCTCGAAGAGATCGCCTACCGCGACACTTGGGGCAAAGGCGCGGATTCCTTTATTGCCATGATCTACGAGCGCCTTGTGCTGATGCGGGATTTGCTGGCGGAGGATGGGAGTATTTATGTGCATTGCGATTGGCGGGTGAATAGTCATATACGTCTTGTAATGGACGAGATTTTTGGTAAGGACAATTTAGTCAATGAAATAGTTTGGCAGAGAACCAATGCCCATAACATGAAATCGCAAGGATATGTTAGAGCCAATGACACAATATGGTTTTTTTCAAAATCCAAAAAGTATTCGTTTAATGAACAATATACAGACTATAGCGATGCTCAGCTAAGCCGGTATAAGGAAGACAAAGACGGCCGGCTTTTCACCGGAAGAGATTTAACATTTTCCGGCAGAAATCCCGAAAGACAATTCGAGTGGCGCGGAACAAAGCCGCCAGATAACAGGTCGTGGGGTGCGACGTTGGAACAGCTTGAAGCGTGGTGGGATGAAGGGAAAATTCTTCTCAAACGTGATGGAACCCCGCGCCTAGACGGATTAAAAACATACCTAGATGAAACCAAGGGCGGGAAACGTTTAACCACGAACTGGAACGATATTGGGAGAGTCGCTAATACGTCCAGCGAACGAATTGATTACCCGACACAGAAACCCGAGGACTTGCTTGAACGCATTGTTAAAGCATCTTCCAATGAAGGCGACCTAATCGCAGATTTTTTCACTGGCTCCGGAACCACCGCCGCCGTGGCGGAAAAACTCGGCCGCAAATGGATCGCCAGCGATCTGGGCAAGTTCGCCATCCACACCACCCGCAAGCGCATGATCGGCGTGCAGCGTCAGTTAAAAGAAGACGGCAAGGACTACCGCGCCTTTGAAATCCTCAACTTGGGCAAGTACGAGCGCCAGCATTACATCGGCGTCAATCCCGACCTGCGCGAGGAGCAGAAACAGCAGCAGTTGGCGGCGAAGGAAGCGGCCTTCCTCGATCTGATCCTGCGCGCCTACCGGGCGGAGCAGGTGGAGGGCTTTACCACCTTCAACGGCAAGCGCGCCGGGCGGCTGGTGGCGGTGGGGCCGGTGAACATGCCGGTCACCCGGCTGTTCGTGGAGGAGATCATCCTTGAGTGCCGCAAGAAGCACATCACGAAGGTGGACATCCTCGGCTTCGAGTTCGAGATGGGCTTGTTTCCCAATGTGCTGGACGAGGCGCGCGGCAAGGGCATCGACATTGCGCCCAAGTACATCCCCGCCGAGGTGTTCGACAAGCGAGCGGTAGAGAAGAATCAGGTGGTATTCCACGATGTCTCCTTCATCGAGGTAAAGCCGCATGTGAAGAAGAACACGGTGGCGGTGGAGCTGACCGATTTTTCGGTGTTCTATTCGCAGGACTCCATCGCCAACGCAGAGGCCAGCCTGAAGAAGAAGGGCAACCGCATCGTGGTGGAGCGGGGCCAGATCGTGAAGGTGAGCAAGGACAAGGACGGCGTGATTACCCGCGAACAACTGACCCAGCACTGGACCGACTGGATCGACTACTGGTCGGTGGACTTCGACTTCGAAAGCAAGCGCGAGATCGTGCGCATCCAGAACGCGGAAACCGGCGAGACCGAGGAACAGTGGACCGGCGACTACGTGTTCGAGAATGAGTGGCAGAGCTTTCGCACCAAGAAGGACCGCTCGCTGGAGCTGACCAGCGTGGCGCACGAATGCCCGCCGGGACGGCGCAAGATCGCCGTGAAGGTGGTGGATATTTTTGGTAATGACACCATGACCATCGTGGAAGTCAGCGTGGGAGGGAAGAAATAG
- a CDS encoding ribbon-helix-helix domain-containing protein, producing the protein MATAKTTTLTFRIEPELKEALRTAAEREHRSIANMVAVLIMDYCERNDIPVEPGPAAGRKRVAK; encoded by the coding sequence ATGGCCACCGCCAAGACCACTACGCTGACCTTTCGTATCGAACCGGAACTGAAAGAGGCGCTGCGCACGGCGGCGGAGCGGGAGCACCGTTCCATCGCCAACATGGTGGCGGTCCTGATCATGGATTACTGCGAGCGTAACGATATTCCCGTCGAACCGGGCCCGGCTGCCGGGCGCAAGAGAGTGGCGAAATGA
- a CDS encoding HepT-like ribonuclease domain-containing protein → MSDTSQREWRFYLDDMIDFAGKVLAYTDGLDQTGFLASGLNYDATLRNLELIGEAATHIPDEVRAAHLEIPWRMIIATRNRLIHGYLGIDEDTLWSIIREDVPELLPLLRALKNESQP, encoded by the coding sequence ATGTCTGATACCAGCCAGCGTGAATGGCGCTTCTATCTCGACGACATGATTGATTTTGCCGGGAAGGTGCTTGCTTACACCGACGGGCTTGACCAGACAGGTTTCCTGGCCAGCGGCCTGAATTACGATGCCACCCTGCGCAACCTGGAGCTGATCGGCGAAGCCGCCACACATATCCCTGACGAAGTCCGTGCCGCTCATCTCGAAATCCCCTGGCGAATGATCATCGCCACCCGCAACCGCCTGATTCATGGCTACCTCGGTATCGACGAGGACACCCTGTGGAGCATCATCCGGGAGGATGTGCCTGAACTGCTGCCGCTGCTCAGGGCGCTGAAAAACGAGTCACAGCCATGA
- a CDS encoding helix-turn-helix domain-containing protein: MNRQPENFPETVKEVRRQLALSQEKLAHALGVSADLAFFTNEPNQTLANRADTQPKEHQ, translated from the coding sequence ATGAACCGCCAACCCGAAAACTTTCCGGAAACGGTCAAGGAGGTGCGGCGGCAACTGGCGCTCTCCCAGGAGAAACTGGCCCACGCCCTCGGGGTGAGCGCCGACCTCGCGTTTTTTACCAATGAGCCGAACCAGACCCTCGCGAATAGGGCAGACACTCAGCCAAAAGAACATCAGTAA
- a CDS encoding nucleotidyltransferase family protein, which yields MNRQRALELLTSSKPELQARFGVTRLALFGSTARDTATSGSDVDVLVAFDGPATSKRYFGVQFYLEDLFGCPVDLVTEKALRPELRPYIEQERVYV from the coding sequence ATGAACAGACAACGTGCACTGGAGTTGCTGACCAGCAGCAAGCCGGAGTTGCAGGCTCGTTTCGGCGTGACCCGGCTGGCCCTGTTCGGCTCCACCGCTCGCGATACGGCAACCAGCGGCAGCGATGTCGATGTGCTGGTCGCCTTCGACGGTCCGGCCACCTCCAAGCGTTACTTCGGCGTGCAGTTCTACCTGGAGGACCTGTTCGGCTGTCCGGTTGATCTGGTCACCGAAAAGGCGTTGCGGCCGGAGTTGCGCCCCTACATTGAACAGGAGCGGGTCTATGTCTGA
- a CDS encoding YfjI family protein, translated as MTADLLKSAAPPPEDWPELVPLDAPNLPRLDLVHLPGWAGDYARAIAADTETPPELAAGMVLVACATAATRRLRVMVKPGYFEPCNLWAVAALPPGNRKSAVQSAATAPLVAWERDQATIMESEIKRITSERKTLEARAKEKRSKAAKEKDNGKAAELAREAADIEAELPDIPMQPQIWTSDATPERLGALLAEHGECMAWLSSEGGVFDLLQGRYSNGIPNLDLVLKAHSGDAERVDRGSRPPVFLKGPRLSIGLSPQPDVLRGLAAKPGFRGRGLLGRFLYLLPPSPLGYRALQSNPVPEGVRDAYAAGLRAMLDWEPATNEHGGEERPHLLRLSDEAYAEWYAFAQAIEVQMQPGRELEHFTDWAGKAPGAAARLAGVLHAIKHAHGTPWEAAITADTMTAALEIMAVIARHSLAALDMMGADPTIAAARLVWDWIERGRLTHFTVREAFNALRGTFPRVAMLREALEALEERGYLEVIEPPRDGPGRPPSPVVRVRPEIARGWR; from the coding sequence ATGACTGCCGACCTGTTGAAGTCCGCCGCGCCACCGCCGGAGGATTGGCCGGAACTGGTGCCGCTGGATGCACCCAATCTTCCACGTCTCGATCTCGTACACCTGCCGGGCTGGGCCGGGGACTATGCCCGTGCCATTGCTGCCGATACCGAGACGCCACCGGAACTGGCCGCCGGTATGGTTCTGGTCGCCTGTGCTACCGCTGCCACCCGCCGTCTGCGGGTGATGGTGAAGCCGGGTTACTTTGAGCCCTGCAACCTGTGGGCCGTGGCCGCCCTGCCACCCGGCAACCGCAAGAGTGCCGTGCAGTCCGCCGCCACTGCGCCGCTGGTCGCCTGGGAGCGCGATCAGGCCACGATCATGGAATCGGAGATCAAGCGCATCACCAGCGAGCGCAAAACACTGGAGGCCCGCGCCAAGGAGAAGCGCAGCAAGGCCGCCAAGGAGAAGGACAACGGCAAGGCGGCGGAGCTGGCTCGGGAGGCCGCCGACATCGAGGCCGAACTTCCCGACATCCCCATGCAACCGCAGATATGGACATCGGACGCCACCCCGGAACGGTTGGGCGCACTGCTGGCCGAGCATGGCGAGTGCATGGCCTGGCTTTCCAGTGAAGGTGGTGTCTTCGACCTGCTGCAAGGCCGTTACTCCAACGGCATCCCCAACCTGGACCTGGTGCTGAAGGCCCATAGCGGCGATGCGGAACGGGTGGACCGGGGCAGCCGTCCGCCGGTCTTCCTGAAAGGCCCGCGCCTGAGTATCGGCCTGAGCCCGCAGCCAGATGTATTGCGGGGACTGGCGGCCAAGCCGGGATTCCGGGGCCGTGGCCTGCTAGGGCGATTCCTCTATCTGCTGCCGCCGTCCCCGCTGGGGTATCGCGCTTTGCAGTCCAATCCTGTACCGGAAGGGGTGCGCGACGCCTATGCGGCCGGTCTCCGTGCCATGTTGGATTGGGAGCCCGCCACCAACGAACACGGAGGAGAGGAAAGGCCGCACCTGCTACGCCTGAGCGATGAAGCCTATGCGGAGTGGTACGCCTTTGCCCAGGCCATCGAGGTGCAGATGCAACCGGGCCGGGAGCTGGAGCATTTCACCGACTGGGCAGGCAAGGCACCGGGCGCGGCGGCTCGTCTGGCCGGGGTACTTCATGCCATCAAGCACGCACACGGCACACCCTGGGAGGCCGCCATCACCGCCGACACCATGACCGCCGCACTGGAGATCATGGCCGTCATCGCCCGTCACAGTCTGGCGGCACTGGACATGATGGGGGCCGACCCAACCATTGCCGCCGCCCGGCTGGTGTGGGACTGGATTGAACGGGGCCGACTGACCCACTTCACCGTGCGCGAAGCCTTCAACGCCCTGCGCGGCACTTTCCCCCGCGTCGCCATGCTGCGCGAAGCTCTGGAGGCATTGGAAGAGCGTGGCTACCTGGAGGTAATCGAACCACCCCGTGATGGTCCCGGCCGTCCGCCCTCACCCGTGGTGCGTGTACGGCCGGAGATTGCGAGGGGGTGGCGATGA
- a CDS encoding DUF3800 domain-containing protein, producing MNETYNIYCDESCHLENDHQPVMLLGAIWCPVGEVARLSKEVQDMKARHNAAGELKWSKVSKARLNFYLELVDWFLAEVPLHFRGLVVLHKERLNHALFNEGSHDDFYYKMYFSLLSKILSPDQRYNIYLDIKDTRSRLKLRKLGEVLCNDKYDFTSQMIGHLQNIRSHESYLLQVCDFLLGAVSYRHRGLEGNPAKVAVIQHLEKRLGRQLLYSTPLREEKFNLFLFTPREA from the coding sequence ATGAACGAAACCTATAACATCTATTGCGACGAATCCTGTCATCTGGAGAACGACCATCAGCCGGTGATGTTGCTGGGCGCTATCTGGTGCCCGGTGGGTGAGGTAGCGCGTCTGTCAAAGGAAGTCCAGGACATGAAAGCGCGGCATAATGCGGCTGGCGAGCTGAAGTGGTCAAAGGTTTCGAAAGCGCGGCTGAACTTCTATCTGGAGCTAGTGGATTGGTTTCTGGCTGAAGTGCCACTGCACTTTCGCGGCTTGGTGGTGCTGCACAAGGAGCGGCTTAACCACGCGCTATTCAATGAAGGATCGCACGACGATTTCTATTACAAGATGTACTTCTCGCTGCTGAGCAAGATTCTGAGTCCCGATCAGCGGTACAACATCTATCTGGACATCAAGGACACCCGCAGTCGCCTGAAGCTGCGCAAGCTGGGCGAGGTGTTGTGCAATGACAAATACGACTTTACCAGCCAGATGATCGGGCACTTGCAGAATATTCGTTCCCACGAATCCTATTTGCTCCAGGTGTGTGACTTTCTGCTTGGCGCAGTTTCTTATCGGCACCGGGGGCTTGAGGGTAATCCGGCAAAGGTGGCGGTTATCCAGCATCTTGAAAAGCGCTTGGGGCGCCAGTTGTTGTATTCAACGCCGTTACGCGAAGAGAAGTTCAATTTGTTTCTATTTACCCCACGGGAGGCGTGA
- a CDS encoding toprim domain-containing protein, with product MNNAISQFRDAMRAAGLEPPDVLEPGKLHRFPGAGKRPANRAGWCLLFDDGLGGCFGDWSSGFSETWQAKRDKPLSRAERAAFAHRVEAAKKQAEAERHTRQAEAATRAAATWNAATPAPGNHPYLIRKRIRPHGARIHKGALTVPVMDFTGRLTSLQFIAADGGKLLLSGGRKLGCFIPVAGDMKDPARVILCEGWATGCTLAEDEPATRVLAAIDAGNLEPVALAARHRWPSAELVIAGDDDRLTAGNPGATTAKAAAIASDGLLALPQWPENAPEHLSDFNDLAVWLAQQVEQGGGV from the coding sequence ATGAATAATGCGATCTCCCAATTCCGCGATGCGATGCGAGCTGCCGGGCTGGAGCCGCCGGACGTTCTCGAACCGGGCAAGCTGCATCGCTTCCCTGGTGCCGGAAAGCGCCCGGCTAACCGGGCCGGGTGGTGTCTGTTGTTCGATGACGGGCTGGGAGGTTGTTTCGGTGACTGGTCTTCCGGGTTTTCCGAGACCTGGCAGGCGAAGCGGGACAAGCCCTTGTCACGGGCCGAACGGGCCGCCTTCGCCCATCGTGTGGAAGCAGCAAAGAAGCAGGCCGAGGCAGAGCGCCACACCCGGCAGGCTGAGGCTGCGACCCGTGCCGCTGCGACCTGGAACGCAGCGACACCCGCCCCCGGCAATCACCCCTACCTGATCCGCAAGCGTATCCGGCCGCACGGCGCGAGGATTCACAAGGGCGCATTGACGGTGCCGGTAATGGACTTCACTGGCAGGCTGACCAGCCTGCAATTCATCGCTGCCGATGGCGGCAAGCTGCTGCTCTCCGGCGGGCGCAAGCTGGGCTGTTTCATTCCCGTGGCGGGCGATATGAAAGACCCCGCCCGCGTGATCCTCTGCGAGGGCTGGGCCACCGGCTGCACCCTTGCCGAGGATGAACCGGCCACGCGGGTGCTGGCCGCCATCGACGCGGGCAACCTGGAGCCGGTCGCGCTAGCTGCCCGCCACCGTTGGCCTTCCGCCGAACTGGTGATTGCGGGTGACGATGACCGGCTGACTGCTGGAAATCCCGGCGCTACCACGGCCAAGGCCGCCGCTATTGCATCGGATGGGCTGCTGGCCCTGCCCCAGTGGCCGGAGAATGCCCCGGAACATTTGAGCGACTTCAACGATCTGGCTGTGTGGCTGGCCCAGCAGGTTGAACAAGGGGGTGGTGTATGA
- a CDS encoding type I restriction endonuclease subunit R, translated as MSDKLTESAIEQLAIELLERQGFRYLHGAELAPDAANPERASFGDVFLEGRLRDAVARLNPTIPADAREQAVKEVVRLAVETGSASELVTSNETFHRLLTNGVEVEYQHEGRTKGDKIWLVDFHDADANDCLVVNQFTVTAKSGHGHVNKRPDLVLFINGLPLVVIELKNAASENATVRSAFEQLQTYKNAIPGLFVANGLLVVSDGLEARMGSLSAGYTRFMAWKSADGEQQASHLVSQLETLIQGVLRPATLLELIRHFTVFEKSRREDPKTGLTTVETVKKIAAYHQFYAVRKAVESTLHATGGDGSRKGGVVWHTQGSGKSLSMVFYAGKLVLALDNPTIVVLTDRNDLDDQLFDTFAASRQLLRQEPVQAESRDDLRDKLKVASGGIIFTTMQKFSPKDGEAIYPLLSGRRNIVVIADEAHRSQYGFKAKEVDIKDADGNIVGKKTAYGFAKYLRDALPNATFIGFTGTPVELDDKNTPAVFGDYVDVYDIAQAVEDGATVRIYYESRLAKVRLKEDEKEALDQRFDQVMEDAADYETGFGDEDELSEKAKAKWTRLEAIVGNRQRVENVARDLVAHFEARQAIFYGKGLIVAMSRRICVELYDAIVALRPEWHDEDDAKGAIKVIMTGSSADPQVMQPHIRSKEARKAIGERLKDPDDPLKLVIVRDMWLTGFDAPCLHTLYVDKPMKGHNLMQAIARVNRVYKDKPGGLVVDYIGIASDLKKALATYTESGGKGEPTLDIDAAVHAMQEKFEVVEQMLAGFDYRRYFNADTSGKLSIILEGEEFVLGLDDGKARFTREVGLLAKAFALCVPDERAMAIKDELAFFQAVKARLAKFERGEGKSKEELDSAIRQLVDEAVVSDQVVDIFDAAGIKKPDISILSDEFMEEIKGMQHRNLALELLKKILNDEIRIRSRRNLVQSRALSEMLEGAIKRYQNNLLSAAEIIEELIELAREIRDADRRGENLGLTDDELAFYDALEVNDSAVQVLGDDQLRLIARELVDKVKQNATIDWTVKESVRSKLKVIVKRILRKYGYPPDKQALATETILKQAELLADSWTM; from the coding sequence GTGTCGGACAAGTTGACGGAGTCGGCCATCGAACAACTGGCCATCGAGCTGCTGGAGCGGCAGGGCTTCCGCTACCTCCACGGCGCGGAGCTGGCGCCCGATGCGGCAAACCCGGAGCGCGCCTCCTTCGGCGATGTGTTTCTGGAAGGGCGGTTGCGGGATGCGGTGGCGCGCCTCAACCCTACAATTCCGGCGGATGCCAGGGAGCAGGCGGTCAAGGAGGTAGTGCGCCTGGCCGTGGAAACGGGGTCGGCCAGCGAGCTGGTGACGAGCAACGAGACCTTCCACCGACTGCTGACCAATGGGGTGGAGGTGGAGTACCAGCACGAGGGGCGGACCAAGGGCGACAAGATCTGGCTAGTGGACTTCCATGATGCTGACGCCAACGACTGCCTGGTGGTCAATCAATTCACAGTGACCGCCAAGTCCGGCCACGGCCATGTGAACAAGCGCCCCGACCTGGTGCTGTTCATCAATGGTCTGCCGCTGGTGGTGATCGAACTGAAGAACGCGGCCAGCGAGAACGCAACGGTGCGTTCCGCCTTCGAGCAGCTTCAGACCTACAAGAACGCCATTCCTGGCCTGTTCGTGGCCAACGGGTTGCTGGTCGTCTCCGATGGGCTGGAGGCGCGCATGGGATCGCTCTCCGCCGGTTACACCCGCTTCATGGCCTGGAAGTCGGCGGATGGCGAGCAGCAGGCGTCGCATCTGGTCAGCCAGTTGGAGACGCTGATTCAAGGGGTCTTGCGGCCCGCCACCCTGCTGGAGCTGATTCGCCATTTCACCGTGTTCGAGAAGTCGCGCCGGGAAGACCCCAAGACCGGCCTGACCACGGTGGAGACGGTGAAGAAGATCGCCGCCTATCACCAGTTCTATGCCGTGAGAAAAGCGGTGGAATCGACGCTACACGCGACGGGTGGCGATGGCAGCCGCAAGGGTGGTGTCGTGTGGCATACCCAGGGCAGCGGCAAGTCGTTGTCCATGGTCTTTTACGCCGGGAAGCTGGTGCTGGCGCTGGACAACCCCACCATCGTGGTGCTGACCGACCGCAACGACCTGGATGACCAGCTCTTTGACACCTTCGCCGCCAGCCGCCAATTGCTGCGCCAGGAGCCGGTGCAGGCGGAAAGCCGGGACGATCTGCGTGACAAGCTGAAGGTGGCCTCGGGTGGAATCATCTTCACGACCATGCAGAAGTTCTCGCCCAAGGACGGCGAGGCGATCTATCCGTTGCTCTCCGGCCGCCGAAACATCGTGGTGATCGCCGACGAGGCGCACCGCAGCCAGTACGGGTTCAAGGCCAAGGAGGTGGACATCAAGGATGCGGACGGCAACATCGTTGGCAAGAAGACCGCCTATGGTTTCGCCAAATATCTGCGCGACGCGCTGCCGAACGCCACCTTCATCGGTTTTACCGGCACGCCGGTGGAGCTGGACGACAAGAATACACCCGCCGTTTTTGGCGATTACGTGGATGTCTACGACATCGCCCAGGCGGTCGAGGATGGTGCCACGGTGCGCATCTACTACGAGAGCCGCTTGGCCAAGGTGCGCCTGAAAGAGGACGAAAAGGAGGCCCTGGATCAGCGTTTCGATCAGGTCATGGAGGATGCCGCCGATTATGAGACCGGGTTTGGCGACGAGGATGAGCTGAGCGAGAAGGCCAAGGCTAAATGGACACGGCTTGAGGCGATCGTGGGCAATCGGCAGCGGGTCGAGAACGTGGCCCGTGATCTGGTGGCACACTTCGAGGCGCGGCAGGCGATTTTTTACGGCAAGGGGTTGATCGTGGCCATGAGTCGGCGCATCTGTGTCGAACTCTACGATGCCATCGTCGCTTTGCGTCCTGAATGGCATGACGAGGATGACGCCAAGGGCGCGATCAAGGTGATCATGACGGGGTCCAGTGCGGACCCCCAGGTCATGCAGCCGCACATCCGCAGCAAGGAGGCGCGCAAGGCGATCGGCGAGCGACTGAAAGACCCGGACGATCCACTGAAACTGGTGATTGTGCGCGACATGTGGCTGACCGGCTTCGATGCCCCCTGTCTGCATACGCTGTATGTGGACAAGCCCATGAAGGGTCACAACCTAATGCAGGCCATCGCGCGCGTGAATCGGGTCTACAAGGACAAACCCGGTGGGTTGGTGGTGGATTACATCGGCATCGCCTCCGACCTCAAAAAGGCGCTGGCGACCTATACCGAGAGCGGGGGCAAGGGCGAACCCACCCTGGACATCGACGCTGCCGTCCATGCCATGCAGGAGAAGTTCGAGGTGGTCGAACAGATGTTGGCCGGGTTCGATTATCGCCGTTACTTCAACGCGGACACCTCCGGCAAGCTGTCGATCATCCTGGAGGGCGAGGAATTTGTTCTTGGCCTGGATGACGGCAAGGCGCGTTTTACCAGGGAGGTTGGCCTCCTGGCGAAGGCATTCGCCTTGTGCGTGCCCGACGAGCGCGCCATGGCGATCAAGGATGAGCTGGCCTTTTTCCAGGCGGTGAAGGCGCGACTGGCCAAATTCGAACGCGGTGAGGGCAAGAGCAAGGAAGAGCTGGATTCGGCTATCCGGCAGTTGGTGGACGAGGCGGTTGTCTCCGACCAGGTGGTGGACATCTTCGATGCGGCGGGTATCAAGAAGCCTGATATTTCCATTCTCTCTGACGAGTTCATGGAAGAGATCAAGGGCATGCAGCACCGGAATCTGGCCCTGGAGCTGTTGAAGAAAATTCTGAACGATGAGATCCGCATTCGCTCTCGAAGGAATCTGGTGCAGAGCAGGGCGCTGTCGGAGATGCTGGAAGGTGCCATCAAACGCTATCAGAACAACCTTCTGTCGGCCGCCGAAATCATCGAAGAACTGATCGAACTGGCCAGGGAGATCAGGGACGCGGATCGACGCGGCGAGAACCTGGGGCTGACGGACGACGAGTTGGCCTTCTACGACGCCCTGGAGGTGAACGACAGTGCCGTGCAGGTGCTGGGCGACGATCAGCTGCGACTGATTGCTCGCGAGTTGGTGGATAAGGTGAAGCAGAACGCCACTATCGACTGGACGGTGAAGGAGAGCGTGCGCTCCAAACTGAAGGTGATCGTGAAACGGATCTTGCGTAAGTACGGCTACCCGCCAGACAAGCAGGCTTTAGCGACAGAGACCATCCTGAAGCAGGCGGAGTTGTTGGCTGATAGCTGGACTATGTGA
- a CDS encoding helix-turn-helix transcriptional regulator — protein sequence MATAILRLPAVKARTGLSRSTIYLRISEGRFPKPVSLGGRAVGWVEAEITDWLNQQIEASRKAAH from the coding sequence ATGGCTACCGCAATCCTCAGACTTCCCGCCGTCAAGGCCCGCACCGGGCTTTCCCGCAGCACGATCTATCTACGTATTTCCGAAGGTCGCTTTCCAAAACCCGTATCCCTCGGCGGCCGTGCCGTCGGGTGGGTCGAAGCGGAAATCACCGATTGGCTGAACCAGCAGATCGAGGCCAGCCGCAAGGCTGCGCACTGA